Proteins encoded in a region of the Flavobacterium sp. MDT1-60 genome:
- a CDS encoding head GIN domain-containing protein translates to MKKLLIGVAVLFVQMSFAQVTKEVGDFDTVKVFDKLHVKLVASSDNKVVIKGARESEVEVVNKKGILKLRMPFPKLLSGDDLDITLYYKNIELIDVNEGAFVSSKEAIKATAFKVSAQEGGKINVDLDVDKLKVSSVSGGEITLTGKASNQDASLGAGGFLLASKLVTSQTTVSVSAGGKADVNASTLVEAKVSAGGSIYIYGKPKQINQKTVFGGKIEEVK, encoded by the coding sequence ATGAAAAAGTTATTAATTGGCGTTGCAGTCTTGTTTGTACAAATGTCATTTGCGCAGGTAACCAAAGAGGTAGGAGATTTTGATACAGTAAAAGTTTTTGATAAACTTCACGTAAAATTAGTTGCGTCTTCAGACAATAAAGTTGTTATAAAAGGAGCTCGTGAATCAGAAGTGGAAGTGGTTAACAAAAAAGGAATACTTAAGTTAAGAATGCCTTTTCCAAAATTATTATCCGGAGATGATTTAGATATAACTTTATATTACAAAAATATTGAGTTAATAGATGTAAATGAAGGGGCATTTGTTAGTAGTAAAGAAGCTATAAAAGCGACTGCATTTAAAGTAAGTGCTCAGGAAGGTGGTAAAATTAATGTTGATTTAGATGTTGATAAACTGAAAGTAAGTTCAGTTTCAGGTGGAGAAATTACTTTAACCGGAAAAGCTTCGAACCAGGATGCAAGTCTAGGAGCTGGTGGTTTTTTATTAGCAAGTAAATTAGTTACCTCACAAACTACAGTTAGCGTTTCTGCGGGAGGAAAAGCAGATGTAAATGCTTCTACCCTTGTTGAAGCAAAAGTGAGCGCAGGAGGCTCTATTTACATTTATGGAAAACCAAAACAAATTAATCAAAAAACGGTTTTTGGAGGTAAAATCGAAGAAGTGAAATAA
- a CDS encoding LysE family translocator: MINDILAGLPWGLFLSFMVGPVFFILLETSITKGFRAAIVFDFGVVLGDIFFIAVAYLGSYRLIQSLKDKPALFIFGGIIMLAYGIISFVRLRNEEKIDDEEIDRDIIKRNYGSLFIKGFLLNVINIGVLGFWLAVIISIGPKLEMQNSRMITFFTSVIITYLLVDCIKILLAKQLKSKMTPNNILKIKKIISIVLMVFGFALMIQGWFPKEKEMVRNAFEKIEK; the protein is encoded by the coding sequence ATGATAAATGATATTTTGGCTGGACTGCCATGGGGACTTTTTTTAAGTTTTATGGTAGGTCCAGTATTTTTTATATTACTTGAAACCAGTATTACAAAAGGATTCAGAGCTGCAATTGTCTTTGATTTTGGTGTAGTTCTAGGTGATATTTTTTTTATAGCCGTTGCCTATTTAGGAAGTTACAGATTAATTCAGAGTTTAAAAGATAAACCGGCCTTGTTTATTTTTGGAGGTATTATTATGCTGGCCTATGGCATTATCTCTTTCGTAAGATTAAGGAATGAAGAAAAAATTGATGACGAAGAAATTGATCGTGATATCATCAAAAGAAACTATGGAAGTTTGTTTATAAAAGGCTTTTTACTGAACGTTATTAACATTGGAGTTCTTGGTTTCTGGTTAGCTGTTATTATTTCGATTGGACCAAAATTAGAAATGCAAAACTCCAGAATGATTACTTTTTTTACATCAGTTATTATTACTTATTTATTAGTGGATTGTATTAAAATACTATTAGCCAAACAACTAAAATCTAAAATGACACCAAATAATATACTTAAAATAAAGAAAATTATAAGTATTGTTTTAATGGTTTTTGGATTTGCTTTGATGATTCAGGGCTGGTTTCCAAAAGAAAAAGAAATGGTTAGAAATGCTTTTGAGAAGATTGAGAAGTAG
- the folB gene encoding dihydroneopterin aldolase: MGVIKLKNIRTFSYHGCLIEEGKIGSDYTVDLQIKTNLQKSAQTDHLADTVDYVHLNKIVTEEMAIRSHLLEHVAKRINIRVLAEIETIEKTTVWVSKINPPIGGDVESVTIKMTEIRK, from the coding sequence ATGGGAGTTATAAAACTAAAAAACATCCGCACTTTTTCCTACCATGGGTGTTTAATTGAAGAAGGAAAAATTGGATCAGATTACACTGTTGATCTACAAATTAAAACCAATTTACAAAAATCAGCACAAACAGATCATCTTGCTGACACGGTTGATTATGTACATTTAAACAAAATTGTTACCGAAGAAATGGCTATTCGTTCGCATTTATTAGAACATGTTGCCAAAAGAATCAACATTCGTGTTTTGGCAGAGATAGAAACAATAGAAAAAACAACGGTTTGGGTTTCTAAAATAAATCCTCCTATTGGTGGTGATGTTGAATCAGTTACTATAAAAATGACGGAAATTAGAAAGTAA
- a CDS encoding glutamine--tRNA ligase/YqeY domain fusion protein — protein MASEEKSLNFIEQIIEEDLKSGLSQNKLHFRFPPEPNGYLHIGHASSIALNFGLGIDYQSPVNLRFDDTNPEKEEQEFVDAIKKDVEWLGYTWAEERYASDYFQQLYDWAVLLIKKDKAYVDSQSSEDMAIQKGTPSTVGTDSPYRNRSVEENLDLFERMKNGEFEAGTHILRAKIDMKSTNMLMRDPIMYRILHRHHHRTGDDWKIYPMYDWAHGQSDYLEAISHSFCTLEFLPHRELYDWFLDQILDENKLRPKQREFARRNLSHTVVSKRKLQQLVKEKHVNGWDDPRMSTISGLRRRGYTAASLRNFANTIGIAKRDNLINVSVLEFCIREDLNKIAPRVMAVLDPVKLVITNYPEGKEEWLEAENNQEDENAGFRKVPFSRELYIEREDFLEEAPAKFFRLTLGKEVRLKNAYIIKGEGVIKDASGNITEIHVTYDTDSLSGSGTEASQRKVSGTLHWVSIQHAVEAEVRMYDRLFTDEAPDSYKDKNFLDFVNPNSLEIIKGFVEPSLATARNEDKFQFQRLGYFTVDKDSTPSKLVFNKTVGLKDAWEEKGKKEENSINNSLKDINKYFKVESKPERIAIESAIGESIKNVSSFSLLQNSLKKNINNNKASLLFAQFILKYSHLKSADFDEEDIKKLYTMSLRSESTYVRSKALLNLRDLENESFKTQFEDEILKLYSNPPKNASEREIEILSEMVKK, from the coding sequence ATGGCATCAGAAGAGAAATCACTCAATTTTATTGAACAAATCATAGAGGAAGATTTAAAGTCAGGTCTTTCACAAAACAAACTTCATTTTCGTTTTCCACCAGAACCAAACGGATATTTGCACATTGGGCACGCAAGTTCGATTGCTCTAAATTTTGGTTTAGGAATTGATTATCAGTCTCCTGTAAATTTACGTTTTGACGATACAAATCCAGAAAAAGAAGAACAGGAATTTGTTGACGCTATTAAAAAAGATGTAGAATGGTTAGGGTATACCTGGGCAGAAGAACGTTATGCTTCTGATTATTTTCAACAATTGTACGATTGGGCAGTTTTATTAATTAAAAAAGATAAAGCGTATGTTGATAGTCAATCTTCTGAAGATATGGCAATTCAAAAAGGAACTCCCTCAACTGTTGGAACTGATAGTCCGTATAGAAATCGTTCTGTTGAAGAGAATTTAGATTTATTCGAAAGAATGAAAAACGGTGAATTTGAGGCTGGAACTCATATTCTTCGTGCCAAAATAGATATGAAATCTACCAATATGCTGATGCGTGATCCTATCATGTACAGGATTTTGCACAGACACCATCATAGAACAGGAGACGATTGGAAAATCTATCCAATGTACGATTGGGCACACGGACAAAGTGATTATTTAGAAGCCATTTCACACTCCTTTTGTACACTTGAATTCTTGCCTCACCGTGAATTATACGATTGGTTTTTAGATCAGATTTTAGACGAAAATAAACTACGTCCAAAGCAAAGAGAATTTGCAAGACGTAACTTATCCCATACTGTTGTTAGTAAAAGAAAATTGCAACAACTGGTTAAGGAAAAGCATGTTAACGGTTGGGATGATCCCAGAATGTCAACCATTTCAGGATTAAGAAGACGTGGTTATACAGCTGCTTCACTACGTAATTTTGCTAATACAATTGGTATTGCAAAACGCGATAATTTGATCAATGTATCGGTTTTGGAATTTTGTATTCGCGAAGATTTGAATAAAATTGCACCTCGTGTAATGGCAGTTTTAGATCCTGTAAAATTGGTAATTACAAACTATCCTGAAGGAAAAGAGGAGTGGTTAGAAGCTGAAAATAATCAGGAAGATGAGAATGCTGGTTTCAGAAAAGTTCCCTTTTCACGTGAGTTATACATCGAAAGAGAAGACTTTTTAGAAGAAGCTCCGGCAAAGTTTTTCCGTTTGACTTTAGGAAAAGAAGTACGTCTTAAAAATGCGTATATTATTAAAGGAGAAGGTGTTATAAAAGATGCTTCCGGAAATATAACAGAGATTCATGTAACTTATGATACTGATTCTTTAAGCGGAAGCGGGACAGAAGCAAGTCAAAGAAAAGTATCCGGAACATTGCATTGGGTTTCTATTCAACATGCGGTTGAAGCAGAAGTTCGTATGTACGATCGTTTGTTTACAGATGAAGCACCGGACAGTTATAAAGACAAAAATTTCTTAGATTTTGTAAACCCAAATTCATTAGAAATCATCAAAGGATTTGTTGAACCAAGTTTGGCAACAGCTCGAAATGAAGATAAATTTCAGTTCCAACGTTTAGGATATTTTACTGTTGATAAAGACTCAACTCCTTCAAAATTAGTCTTTAACAAAACTGTTGGATTAAAAGATGCCTGGGAAGAAAAAGGTAAAAAAGAAGAAAACAGCATCAATAATTCTTTAAAAGATATTAATAAGTATTTTAAAGTTGAAAGTAAACCAGAACGTATCGCAATTGAAAGTGCGATAGGAGAGAGCATCAAAAATGTTTCAAGTTTTTCTTTATTACAAAATTCGTTAAAGAAAAACATCAACAATAATAAAGCTTCCTTATTGTTTGCTCAATTTATTTTGAAATATTCTCATTTGAAATCTGCGGATTTTGATGAAGAGGATATCAAAAAATTGTATACAATGTCACTAAGAAGTGAATCAACTTATGTTCGATCAAAAGCACTTTTGAATTTAAGAGATTTAGAAAATGAAAGTTTCAAAACTCAGTTTGAAGATGAAATTTTAAAATTATATTCTAATCCTCCAAAAAATGCTTCAGAGAGAGAAATTGAAATTCTTTCTGAAATGGTAAAGAAATAA
- a CDS encoding YtxH domain-containing protein, whose product MSNKSNAIAAVIAGAAIGAAIGILFAPDKGSKTRAKLKEGIDDATHNLKDSLSASSEVLREKFTSATQGLDGTFDELLSNVSHKTEEVITFLESKLADLKAQNAKLQK is encoded by the coding sequence ATGTCAAATAAATCAAATGCAATTGCTGCTGTAATAGCTGGTGCTGCGATAGGAGCGGCCATCGGAATTTTATTTGCTCCGGACAAAGGATCAAAAACGCGTGCTAAATTAAAAGAAGGAATAGATGACGCAACACATAATTTGAAAGATTCGTTATCAGCAAGTTCTGAAGTGCTACGTGAGAAGTTTACAAGTGCTACCCAGGGTCTTGATGGAACTTTTGATGAATTGTTATCAAATGTAAGCCATAAAACAGAAGAAGTAATTACTTTCTTAGAATCTAAATTGGCTGATTTAAAAGCGCAGAACGCTAAACTTCAGAAATAA